The Rhodoferax sediminis genome has a segment encoding these proteins:
- a CDS encoding DUF433 domain-containing protein encodes MMSSAIRVQPVPFGVVPCFAGTQVPVKSMFDYLEAGETLDEYLEQYPSVTHTLAIKVLEDSRKSLLTN; translated from the coding sequence ATGATGAGTTCAGCCATTCGCGTGCAACCCGTTCCGTTCGGTGTCGTGCCCTGCTTCGCCGGCACGCAAGTCCCCGTCAAGTCGATGTTTGATTACCTGGAGGCCGGCGAGACCCTGGACGAGTATCTGGAACAGTACCCTTCCGTCACACACACTCTCGCCATCAAGGTCCTCGAAGACAGCCGCAAGTCGCTGTTGACCAACTAA
- a CDS encoding DUF433 domain-containing protein produces MLFTAVPCFVGTQIPIKTLFDYIVKGETLEEYLEQYPSVPPTLAAKVLEDSRKWLLTQ; encoded by the coding sequence GTGCTATTCACGGCGGTACCGTGCTTTGTGGGCACTCAAATTCCCATCAAGACGCTGTTTGATTACATCGTCAAGGGCGAGACGCTGGAAGAGTATCTGGAACAGTATCCGTCTGTTCCCCCCACGCTCGCCGCCAAGGTGCTCGAAGACAGCCGCAAGTGGCTGCTGACCCAATAG
- a CDS encoding zinc-dependent peptidase: protein MWAWLRRRARTIPEALWQRTLDRYPFLASLTEPERAHLRRLSSRFLAQKEFHGTERLHISDEIALAIAAQACLPVLHLDQRGRALAWYSDFVGIVVHRREVLAQRETMDHDGVVHRYSEVLAGEAMHKGPVMLNWRDVAHAGASAAHGYNVVIHEFIHKMDMQSGRADGCPPLPAGFMGTRSAGTAQRLWLATLQPAYQAFREQVIMAERFGGEPPWLNAYGATSLVEFFAVTCEAYFVNRARFELELPALVPLYDAFFNRNGPLPS, encoded by the coding sequence ATGTGGGCCTGGCTGCGCAGACGCGCGCGCACCATTCCCGAGGCGCTGTGGCAGCGCACCCTGGACCGCTATCCATTTCTGGCCAGCCTCACCGAGCCCGAGCGCGCCCACCTGCGCCGCCTGAGCAGCCGCTTCCTGGCCCAGAAGGAATTTCACGGCACCGAGCGCCTGCACATCAGCGACGAGATCGCGCTCGCCATCGCGGCGCAGGCCTGCCTGCCGGTGCTGCACCTGGACCAGCGCGGCCGGGCCCTGGCCTGGTACAGCGACTTTGTCGGCATCGTGGTTCACCGGCGCGAGGTGCTCGCGCAGCGCGAGACCATGGACCACGACGGCGTGGTGCACCGCTACAGCGAGGTGCTGGCCGGCGAGGCCATGCACAAGGGCCCGGTGATGCTGAACTGGCGCGACGTGGCCCACGCCGGTGCCTCGGCCGCGCACGGCTACAACGTGGTGATCCATGAGTTTATCCACAAGATGGACATGCAAAGCGGCCGGGCGGACGGCTGCCCGCCGCTGCCCGCGGGTTTCATGGGCACGCGCAGCGCCGGCACCGCGCAGCGCCTGTGGCTGGCCACATTGCAGCCGGCGTACCAGGCCTTTCGCGAGCAGGTCATCATGGCCGAACGCTTTGGCGGCGAGCCGCCTTGGCTCAACGCCTATGGCGCCACCTCTCTCGTCGAATTCTTCGCGGTCACCTGCGAAGCCTACTTTGTCAACCGCGCCCGGTTCGAGCTGGAGTTGCCCGCGCTGGTGCCACTGTACGACGCTTTTTTCAACCGTAACGGGCCGCTGCCCTCCTGA
- a CDS encoding UDP-2,3-diacylglucosamine diphosphatase, whose product MAPTVPAFVELASPFDWRTVDFISDLHLQAADSATSAAWQQYMQSTAASAVFILGDLFEVWVGDDAALNAPANPGEAPGFEALCADVLREATQRLRVFFMHGNRDFLVGTQFLDACHVTLLADPTVLAFAGQRWLLTHGDALCLDDLDYMAFRRQVRGTDWQRDFLAKPLLERRAIARAIRDQSEARKRSGVSYGDVDTPAARQWLQAAQAAALIHGHTHKPADHDLGAGLARVVLSDWDLVATPPRAEVLRLTATGPFAGRLQRVALA is encoded by the coding sequence ATGGCCCCGACCGTGCCCGCGTTTGTGGAGCTTGCCTCTCCCTTTGATTGGCGCACGGTCGATTTCATCTCCGACCTGCATTTGCAGGCGGCGGACTCCGCGACCTCCGCGGCGTGGCAGCAGTACATGCAAAGCACCGCCGCCAGCGCGGTGTTCATCCTGGGCGATCTGTTCGAAGTGTGGGTCGGCGACGATGCGGCTCTGAATGCTCCGGCCAATCCCGGCGAGGCACCCGGTTTTGAAGCGCTCTGCGCCGATGTGCTGCGCGAGGCCACGCAGCGCCTGCGCGTGTTCTTCATGCACGGCAACCGGGACTTTCTGGTCGGCACGCAGTTCCTCGACGCCTGCCATGTCACCCTGCTCGCCGACCCCACCGTGCTGGCGTTTGCAGGGCAGCGCTGGCTGCTCACACACGGCGACGCGCTGTGCCTGGACGACCTCGACTACATGGCGTTTCGCCGGCAAGTGCGCGGTACCGATTGGCAGCGCGACTTTTTGGCGAAACCGCTGCTTGAGCGCCGCGCCATCGCACGCGCGATACGCGACCAAAGTGAGGCGCGCAAACGCTCCGGCGTGAGTTATGGCGACGTCGATACGCCCGCCGCGCGCCAGTGGCTGCAGGCCGCGCAGGCCGCCGCCCTGATCCACGGCCACACCCACAAGCCGGCTGACCACGACCTGGGCGCGGGCCTGGCGCGCGTGGTGCTGAGCGACTGGGACCTGGTAGCGACACCACCGCGCGCCGAAGTGCTGCGTCTGACGGCAACAGGCCCCTTTGCCGGCCGGCTGCAGCGCGTGGCGCTGGCCTGA
- a CDS encoding peptidylprolyl isomerase — protein sequence MSNPQVELHIANYGVITLELDQDKAPNTVANFLDYVNKGHYNNTVFHRVIPGFMVQGGGFEPGMKEKKSGTPIDNEANNGLKNDKYTVAMARTNAPHSATAQFFINVADNAFLNHTAPSAQGWGYAVFGKVVAGTEVVDRIKAVQTGRKGFHDDVPNDDVVIEKAVAL from the coding sequence ATGAGCAACCCCCAAGTCGAACTGCACATCGCCAACTACGGCGTCATCACCCTTGAACTCGATCAGGACAAAGCGCCCAACACGGTCGCGAATTTCCTCGACTATGTGAACAAGGGCCACTACAACAACACGGTGTTTCACCGCGTGATTCCCGGCTTCATGGTGCAAGGCGGCGGTTTCGAGCCCGGCATGAAGGAAAAGAAGAGTGGCACGCCGATCGACAACGAGGCCAACAACGGTCTGAAGAACGACAAGTACACCGTGGCCATGGCACGCACCAATGCGCCGCACTCGGCCACGGCCCAGTTCTTCATCAACGTGGCCGACAACGCCTTCCTGAACCACACCGCGCCCAGCGCGCAGGGTTGGGGCTATGCCGTGTTCGGCAAGGTCGTGGCGGGCACCGAGGTGGTGGACAGAATCAAGGCCGTGCAGACCGGCCGCAAGGGTTTCCACGACGACGTGCCCAACGACGACGTGGTGATCGAGAAGGCCGTCGCGCTGTAA
- a CDS encoding peptidylprolyl isomerase — protein MKFSGFPVARRALMAAAVVGLLASQALVPARAGDAPRVKFATSAGDFVVEVYPDKAPKTVANFLQYVKDKHYDGTIFHRVINNFMIQGGGYDAKYAEKPTRAPVVHEGREALARGGPRNVIGTLAMARTNDPNSATAQFFINVRDNAFLDPSAQSYGYTVFGKVVSGMDVIDKIKATPTGPGGPFPSDVPRTPVLINSATLVK, from the coding sequence ATGAAATTTTCCGGATTTCCGGTGGCGCGGCGCGCCCTGATGGCGGCAGCGGTTGTCGGTCTGCTGGCAAGCCAGGCCTTGGTCCCGGCACGGGCCGGGGACGCGCCCAGGGTCAAATTCGCCACCAGCGCGGGCGACTTCGTGGTCGAGGTCTATCCCGACAAGGCGCCCAAGACGGTCGCCAACTTTTTGCAGTACGTCAAAGACAAGCACTACGACGGCACGATCTTTCACCGCGTGATCAACAACTTCATGATCCAGGGCGGTGGCTACGACGCCAAGTACGCGGAAAAGCCGACGCGCGCGCCGGTCGTACACGAAGGGCGTGAAGCACTGGCCAGGGGCGGCCCGCGCAACGTGATCGGCACGCTGGCCATGGCGCGCACCAACGACCCCAATTCCGCAACCGCGCAGTTCTTCATCAACGTGCGGGACAATGCGTTTCTGGACCCCTCCGCACAGTCGTATGGCTATACCGTGTTCGGCAAGGTCGTGAGCGGCATGGACGTGATCGACAAGATCAAGGCCACGCCGACCGGCCCCGGCGGCCCGTTCCCCAGTGACGTGCCCAGGACCCCCGTTCTTATCAACTCTGCAACCCTGGTGAAATAA
- a CDS encoding tetratricopeptide repeat protein, with protein MKHIPRALSQVLRLVVLATILGAPSAHADDYADVNQLARSGKQTEALAKADAYLATNPRDPQMRFIKGVILTDAGKTDDAVATFTKLTQDYPELPEPYNNLAVLYAAQSQFDKARAALEMAVRTNPSYAVAYENLGDVYARLAAQSYAKAVQLDASTSASVTPKLTLIRSMFSSAAKGQKSAAATPAAAASAPVAAASAPAAAKTSPSKKP; from the coding sequence ATGAAGCATATCCCCCGCGCGTTGTCACAGGTTTTGCGCCTTGTCGTCCTGGCGACAATCCTGGGCGCACCAAGCGCCCACGCCGACGACTATGCCGACGTGAACCAGTTGGCGCGCTCGGGCAAACAGACCGAAGCGCTGGCCAAGGCCGATGCGTACCTGGCCACCAACCCGCGCGATCCGCAGATGCGTTTCATCAAGGGCGTGATCCTGACCGATGCGGGCAAGACGGACGACGCCGTCGCCACCTTCACCAAGCTCACGCAGGACTACCCTGAGCTGCCCGAGCCCTACAACAACCTCGCGGTGCTGTATGCCGCCCAGAGCCAGTTCGACAAGGCGCGGGCCGCGCTGGAGATGGCCGTGCGCACCAACCCCAGCTATGCCGTCGCGTATGAAAATCTGGGCGACGTGTACGCGCGGCTGGCGGCCCAGTCCTACGCCAAGGCAGTGCAGCTCGATGCCAGCACCAGCGCCAGCGTCACCCCCAAGCTGACGCTGATCCGCAGCATGTTTTCAAGCGCCGCCAAGGGGCAGAAATCGGCAGCGGCAACCCCGGCGGCAGCGGCCTCGGCACCAGTCGCCGCGGCCTCCGCACCAGCGGCGGCAAAAACCAGCCCCAGCAAAAAACCCTGA
- the cysS gene encoding cysteine--tRNA ligase: MSLRIYNTLSRALEEFVPLEPGHVRMYVCGMTVYDLCHLGHARSMVAFDVVQRWLKASGLAVTYVRNVTDIDDKIIRRALENGETIRSLTDRMVDALHQDADALGIERPTHEPRATNYVPQMLAMIATLEQKALAYRSPNGDVNYAVRKFAGYGKLSGKSLDELRAGERVTVLDGKEDPLDFVLWKSAKASEPDDAKWPSAYGVGRPGWHIECSAMGCALLGASFDIHGGGADLQFPHHENEIAQSEGATGQPLASVWMHNGFVTRDNEKMSKSLGNFFTIREILAKYDAETVRFFILRAHYRSALNYSDAHLDDARGALKRLYTALDLVRPAAGAVNWASPFAARFKAAMDEDFGTPEAVAVLFELATEVNKTKSAELASLLKALGGCIGLLQGEPSLFLQAGAGAGAGLDGTAIQALIEARAAAKVARNFAEADRIRSDLLAQGIVLKDSPTGTTWEAAQ; encoded by the coding sequence ATGAGTCTGCGCATTTACAACACGCTATCGCGTGCCTTGGAGGAATTTGTACCGCTGGAGCCCGGCCATGTGCGCATGTATGTGTGCGGCATGACCGTGTACGACCTGTGCCACCTGGGCCACGCGCGCTCCATGGTGGCGTTCGACGTGGTGCAGCGCTGGCTGAAGGCCAGCGGCCTGGCCGTCACCTACGTGCGCAACGTGACCGACATCGACGACAAGATCATCCGGCGCGCGCTGGAGAACGGCGAGACCATCCGCTCGCTGACCGACCGCATGGTGGACGCACTGCACCAGGACGCCGATGCACTCGGCATCGAGCGCCCGACGCACGAGCCGCGCGCGACCAACTATGTGCCGCAGATGCTTGCGATGATCGCCACGCTGGAGCAAAAAGCCCTGGCCTATCGCTCGCCCAATGGCGATGTCAATTACGCGGTGCGCAAGTTCGCCGGCTACGGCAAGCTCTCGGGCAAGTCGCTCGACGAGCTGCGCGCCGGCGAGCGCGTGACCGTGCTCGATGGCAAGGAAGATCCGCTGGATTTTGTGCTGTGGAAAAGCGCCAAGGCATCCGAACCGGACGACGCCAAATGGCCCAGCGCCTACGGCGTGGGCCGCCCGGGCTGGCACATCGAATGCTCGGCCATGGGCTGTGCGCTGCTGGGGGCGAGTTTCGACATCCATGGCGGCGGCGCCGACCTGCAGTTTCCGCACCACGAAAACGAAATCGCCCAGAGCGAAGGCGCGACCGGCCAGCCGCTGGCCAGCGTGTGGATGCACAACGGCTTCGTGACCCGCGACAACGAGAAGATGTCCAAGAGCCTGGGCAACTTTTTCACGATCCGCGAAATCCTCGCGAAGTACGACGCCGAGACGGTGCGCTTTTTCATCCTGCGCGCGCATTACCGCAGTGCGCTCAATTACAGCGATGCGCACCTGGACGATGCACGCGGCGCGCTCAAGCGCCTGTACACGGCGCTCGATCTGGTGCGCCCGGCGGCGGGGGCCGTGAACTGGGCGAGTCCGTTCGCGGCGCGCTTCAAGGCCGCGATGGACGAGGACTTCGGCACGCCCGAGGCCGTGGCCGTGCTGTTCGAGCTGGCCACCGAGGTCAACAAAACCAAATCGGCCGAATTGGCCAGCTTGCTCAAGGCGCTGGGCGGCTGCATCGGTTTGCTGCAGGGCGAGCCGAGCCTGTTTTTGCAGGCTGGCGCTGGGGCCGGGGCAGGGCTGGACGGCACCGCCATCCAGGCGTTGATCGAGGCGCGCGCTGCCGCCAAGGTCGCAAGAAACTTTGCCGAGGCCGACCGCATCCGCAGCGATTTGCTGGCGCAGGGCATCGTGCTCAAGGATTCCCCCACCGGCACCACGTGGGAGGCCGCTCAGTGA
- a CDS encoding DNA-3-methyladenine glycosylase family protein, whose amino-acid sequence MPASKKIATVASAELLMPEYWEDACKHLTKKDRVMKRLIPQFGDARLQSRGEAFITLARSIVGQQISVKAAQTVWERFAKLPRKMTPGNVLKLKVDDMRAAGLSARKVEYLVDLALHFDSGTVHAGAWEDWEDEAVIAELVAIRGIGRWTAEMFLIFHLMRPNILPLDDIGLINGISKNYFSGESVSRSDVREVAAAWAPYCSVATWYIWRSLDPLPIEY is encoded by the coding sequence ATGCCTGCTTCTAAAAAGATAGCAACCGTGGCGTCCGCGGAACTACTCATGCCCGAATACTGGGAAGACGCCTGCAAGCACCTCACCAAAAAAGACCGGGTCATGAAGCGGCTGATCCCGCAATTTGGCGACGCCCGCCTGCAGTCGCGCGGTGAGGCCTTCATCACGCTGGCGCGCTCCATCGTGGGCCAGCAGATTTCGGTGAAAGCCGCGCAAACCGTGTGGGAGCGCTTCGCCAAACTGCCGCGCAAGATGACGCCGGGCAACGTGCTCAAGCTCAAGGTGGACGACATGCGCGCGGCGGGCCTGAGCGCGCGCAAGGTGGAGTACCTGGTGGACCTGGCGCTGCACTTCGATTCGGGCACCGTGCATGCCGGCGCCTGGGAAGACTGGGAGGACGAAGCCGTCATTGCCGAGCTGGTCGCCATCCGCGGCATTGGCCGCTGGACCGCCGAGATGTTCCTGATCTTCCACTTGATGCGCCCGAACATCCTGCCGCTGGACGATATAGGCCTGATCAATGGCATCAGCAAGAATTATTTCTCGGGTGAATCGGTCAGCCGCAGCGACGTGCGCGAGGTGGCCGCCGCCTGGGCGCCATACTGCAGCGTGGCGACTTGGTATATTTGGCGCTCGCTCGACCCGCTGCCCATTGAATATTAG
- a CDS encoding acetyl-CoA carboxylase carboxyltransferase subunit alpha — MGKKTFLDFEHPIAELETKIEELRYVQTESAVDISEEIDQLSKKSQQLTKDIYSDLTPWQITKIARHPERPYTLDYVREIFTDFIELHGDRHFSDDLSIVGGLARFNGTACMVLGQQKGRDTKERGLRNFGMSKPEGYRKALRLMKTAEKFKLPVFTFVDTPGAFPGIDAEERGQSEAIGRNIFEMAQLEVPIITTIIGEGGSGGALAISVGDQVVMLQYSIYSVISPEGCASILWKNSSQAQVAADALGITAHRLKALGLIDKIVNEPVGGAHRDPKQMAAFLRRALGDAFRQVSDLKVKELLDRRYDRLQSYGRYTDTKADSK; from the coding sequence TTGGGCAAAAAAACATTCCTCGACTTCGAGCACCCGATTGCCGAGTTGGAGACCAAAATTGAAGAGCTGCGCTACGTGCAGACCGAGTCGGCCGTCGATATCTCGGAAGAGATCGACCAGCTGAGCAAAAAGAGCCAGCAACTCACGAAAGACATCTACTCGGACCTGACGCCCTGGCAGATTACGAAAATCGCGCGTCACCCCGAGCGGCCCTACACGCTGGACTATGTGCGCGAGATCTTCACGGATTTCATCGAGCTGCATGGCGACCGGCACTTCTCGGATGACCTGTCCATCGTCGGCGGCCTGGCGCGTTTCAACGGCACGGCCTGCATGGTGCTGGGCCAGCAAAAGGGGCGCGACACGAAGGAGCGCGGGCTGCGCAACTTCGGCATGAGCAAGCCCGAGGGGTACCGCAAGGCGCTGCGCCTGATGAAGACGGCCGAGAAGTTCAAGCTGCCGGTGTTCACCTTTGTCGACACGCCCGGCGCCTTTCCCGGCATCGACGCCGAAGAGCGCGGCCAGTCGGAGGCCATCGGCCGCAACATCTTCGAGATGGCCCAACTCGAGGTGCCGATCATCACCACTATCATCGGCGAGGGCGGCTCCGGCGGCGCGCTGGCGATCTCGGTGGGCGACCAGGTGGTGATGCTGCAGTACTCGATTTATTCGGTGATCAGCCCCGAGGGCTGCGCCTCCATCCTCTGGAAAAACTCCAGCCAGGCGCAGGTGGCGGCCGATGCGCTGGGCATCACGGCACACCGGCTCAAGGCGCTGGGGCTGATCGACAAAATCGTCAACGAGCCCGTGGGCGGGGCGCACCGCGACCCCAAGCAGATGGCCGCGTTTCTGAGGCGCGCCCTGGGCGATGCCTTCCGCCAGGTGAGCGACCTCAAGGTCAAGGAATTGCTGGACCGGCGCTACGACCGGCTGCAAAGCTATGGCCGCTACACCGACACCAAAGCCGACAGCAAATAG
- the tilS gene encoding tRNA lysidine(34) synthetase TilS, with the protein MNTRLLDAMRAFSPGLPLGVAYSGGADSTALLLACAEKWPGQVRALHIHHGLQAAADEFEQHCIAFCARLGVPLVVRRVHARHAPGQSPEDAARTARYEAFRAVALEEWAQYAITNIAIAQHADDQVETLLLALTRGAGLPGLSAMPARWDRDGITYHRPLLGVPAPEIRAWLRERGVAFIDDPSNANEQFTRNRIRARLLPALDAAFPQFRETFARSAAHAAQAQALLQEVAAQDLIEVGNPPAIRALQTLSRARQANVLRHWLKTTYNATASSAQLHELLDQIAACTTRGHQIRIKVGTGFVQRKGAGLDWYNP; encoded by the coding sequence ATGAACACCCGGCTGCTGGACGCCATGCGGGCCTTCTCGCCCGGCCTGCCGCTGGGTGTGGCCTACAGCGGCGGGGCCGACTCCACCGCGTTGCTGCTGGCCTGCGCCGAGAAGTGGCCGGGGCAGGTGAGGGCGCTGCATATTCACCATGGTCTGCAGGCGGCGGCGGATGAATTCGAGCAGCACTGCATCGCGTTTTGCGCACGACTCGGGGTGCCGCTGGTGGTGCGGCGCGTGCACGCGCGTCATGCGCCAGGGCAAAGTCCGGAAGACGCCGCGCGCACTGCACGTTATGAGGCTTTCAGGGCTGTAGCCCTTGAGGAGTGGGCGCAGTATGCTATTACTAACATAGCAATTGCGCAGCACGCCGACGACCAGGTCGAGACGCTGCTGCTGGCGCTCACGCGCGGCGCGGGCCTGCCGGGCCTGAGTGCGATGCCCGCGCGCTGGGACCGCGACGGCATCACCTACCACCGCCCGCTGCTGGGCGTGCCTGCCCCGGAGATTCGCGCCTGGCTGCGCGAGCGTGGCGTCGCCTTCATTGATGACCCGAGCAACGCCAACGAGCAATTCACGCGCAACCGCATCCGCGCGCGGTTGCTGCCCGCGCTCGACGCGGCCTTCCCGCAGTTCCGCGAGACCTTTGCGCGCAGCGCGGCGCATGCGGCGCAGGCGCAGGCGCTGCTGCAGGAGGTGGCGGCACAGGACTTGATCGAGGTGGGTAATCCGCCGGCCATTCGCGCGCTTCAAACGCTGTCGCGCGCGCGCCAGGCCAACGTGCTGCGGCACTGGCTCAAAACTACCTACAACGCCACGGCCAGCAGCGCGCAGCTGCACGAATTGCTGGACCAGATCGCGGCCTGCACTACGCGCGGGCATCAGATCCGCATCAAGGTGGGGACCGGATTTGTGCAGCGCAAAGGAGCGGGCCTCGATTGGTACAATCCCTAG
- a CDS encoding aspartate kinase, with translation MALIVHKYGGTSMGSTERIRNVAKRVAKWARAGHQMVVVPSAMSGETNRLLGLAKELAPAKPTGAYSRELDMLAATGEQASSALLAIALQTEGMESVSYAGWQVPIRTDSAYTKARIESIDDARVRADLDAGRVVIVTGFQGIDDQGHITTLGRGGSDTSAVAVAAAMKADECLIFTDVDGVYTTDPRVVPEARRLQTVSFEEMLEMASLGSKVLQIRSVEFAGKYRVPLRVLSSFTPWDIDINEEAKSGTLITFEEDEQMEQAIVSGIAFSREEAKISVLGVPDKPGIAYQILGAVADANIEVDVIIQNISKDGKTDFSFTVNRSEFARAVDLLKDKVLPGLGAQEIKGDPKICKVSIVGIGMRSHVGIASQMFRCLSEEGINIQMISTSEIKTSVVIDEKYMELAVRALHKTFDLDQPGDGKSAQS, from the coding sequence ATGGCATTGATCGTTCACAAATACGGCGGCACGTCGATGGGCTCGACTGAGCGCATCCGCAATGTAGCCAAACGCGTGGCCAAATGGGCGCGCGCAGGCCACCAGATGGTGGTGGTACCCAGCGCCATGAGCGGCGAGACGAATCGCCTGCTCGGGCTGGCAAAAGAATTGGCGCCGGCCAAGCCCACCGGCGCCTACAGCCGCGAACTCGACATGCTGGCCGCCACCGGCGAGCAGGCCTCCAGCGCGCTGCTGGCCATTGCCCTGCAGACCGAGGGCATGGAGTCGGTCAGCTACGCCGGCTGGCAGGTGCCGATCCGCACCGACAGCGCCTATACCAAGGCGCGCATCGAATCCATCGACGACGCGCGCGTGCGCGCCGACCTGGATGCGGGCAGGGTGGTCATCGTGACCGGCTTCCAGGGCATCGACGATCAGGGCCACATCACCACACTGGGCCGGGGTGGCAGCGACACTTCGGCCGTGGCCGTGGCCGCCGCCATGAAGGCCGACGAATGCCTGATCTTTACCGACGTGGATGGCGTCTACACCACCGACCCGCGCGTGGTGCCCGAGGCGCGCCGCCTGCAGACCGTGAGCTTCGAGGAAATGCTGGAAATGGCCAGCCTGGGCTCCAAGGTGCTGCAGATCCGCTCGGTGGAGTTTGCCGGCAAGTACAGGGTGCCGCTGCGCGTGCTCTCCAGTTTCACTCCGTGGGACATCGATATCAACGAGGAGGCCAAGTCCGGCACCCTGATCACCTTTGAGGAAGACGAACAAATGGAACAAGCCATCGTGTCCGGCATCGCGTTCAGCCGCGAAGAGGCCAAAATATCCGTGCTCGGCGTTCCCGACAAACCCGGCATCGCCTACCAGATCCTGGGCGCCGTGGCCGACGCCAACATCGAGGTTGACGTCATCATCCAGAACATCAGCAAGGACGGCAAGACCGACTTCAGCTTCACGGTGAATCGCAGCGAATTCGCCAGGGCCGTCGACCTGCTCAAGGACAAGGTGCTGCCCGGCTTGGGCGCGCAGGAAATCAAGGGCGACCCCAAGATCTGCAAGGTCTCCATCGTCGGTATCGGCATGCGCAGCCACGTCGGCATCGCCAGCCAGATGTTTCGCTGCCTGTCCGAGGAAGGCATCAACATCCAGATGATTTCCACCTCCGAGATCAAGACCTCGGTGGTGATCGACGAGAAGTACATGGAGCTGGCCGTGCGCGCGCTGCACAAGACCTTCGATCTGGATCAGCCCGGCGACGGAAAATCCGCCCAATCATGA
- a CDS encoding tyrosine-type recombinase/integrase has translation MSLTDTAIKKAKPGDKPAKLSDGKGLYLLVNPVGSKLWRWKYRFLGKEKVMSLGAYPDVSLAQARDGMGAARKLLASGTDPMAQRATDRITKQASAENSFQSVALLWWDHWHGAKSARHADDVMRRLKADVFPAIGARPVSEIQAHELVAMVQTISKRGALDIAKRALQTSGQVFRYAVAHGLAQRNPASDIKPSDVLASRKAGNYARISAKELPELLRHIEGYAGAAVTRLAMKLMALTFVRTSELIGARWAEFDLEARRWDIPASRMKMKTPHIVPLSTQAVNVLQTLQLVSGRGTLLFPGERDHEKSMSNNTILGALDRMGYKGRMTGHGFRGVASTLLHEMGFDHAHIELQLAHQERNEVSAAYNHATYLQQRTKMMQHWADYLDNCTMGKVLAFQRAAA, from the coding sequence ATGTCGCTGACCGATACCGCTATCAAGAAGGCTAAGCCGGGCGACAAGCCCGCGAAACTGAGCGACGGCAAGGGTCTGTACCTGCTCGTCAATCCCGTTGGCTCCAAGCTCTGGCGCTGGAAGTATCGGTTCCTGGGCAAAGAGAAGGTTATGTCGCTGGGGGCTTACCCAGACGTTTCCCTTGCCCAGGCGCGTGATGGCATGGGCGCGGCGCGCAAGTTGTTGGCCAGCGGCACCGACCCCATGGCGCAGCGCGCCACCGACAGGATCACCAAACAGGCATCCGCTGAAAATTCTTTCCAGTCCGTGGCGTTGCTTTGGTGGGATCACTGGCATGGTGCCAAGAGTGCGCGGCATGCGGATGACGTGATGCGCCGCCTTAAAGCGGATGTGTTCCCCGCCATTGGCGCGCGCCCGGTGTCGGAGATACAGGCGCATGAGCTGGTGGCGATGGTGCAGACAATTTCAAAGCGCGGGGCCTTGGACATTGCCAAACGGGCTTTGCAGACCTCTGGACAGGTTTTCCGGTACGCCGTGGCCCATGGCCTGGCCCAACGCAACCCAGCCAGCGACATCAAGCCCAGTGACGTGCTGGCATCGCGCAAGGCGGGCAACTACGCCCGGATCAGCGCCAAAGAGCTGCCCGAGCTGCTGCGGCATATCGAGGGCTATGCGGGTGCTGCGGTGACGCGCCTGGCCATGAAGTTGATGGCGCTGACCTTTGTTCGCACCTCGGAGTTGATCGGCGCGCGCTGGGCTGAGTTTGACTTGGAAGCGCGGCGCTGGGACATTCCCGCTTCGCGCATGAAGATGAAAACGCCGCACATCGTGCCGCTGTCCACGCAGGCGGTGAACGTCCTGCAAACGCTGCAACTGGTTTCGGGGCGCGGCACACTGCTGTTTCCCGGTGAGCGCGACCACGAGAAATCCATGAGCAACAACACCATCTTGGGTGCGCTGGACCGCATGGGCTACAAGGGGCGTATGACCGGCCACGGATTCCGTGGGGTGGCCTCCACCTTGCTGCACGAAATGGGCTTTGACCATGCCCACATTGAATTGCAATTGGCGCACCAGGAACGCAACGAGGTAAGCGCGGCCTACAACCATGCGACCTACCTCCAGCAGCGGACCAAGATGATGCAGCACTGGGCGGACTATCTGGATAACTGCACGATGGGCAAAGTGTTGGCGTTTCAACGTGCGGCAGCCTGA